A stretch of DNA from Fusobacterium mortiferum ATCC 9817:
AAAATTATAAATGGATGGAATAAGAGAGATAATAAATTTTGTAAATGATTTATTATGGGGAAAAAATGTTTTAGTAGTTATGCTGATAGGAGCAGCTGTTCTTTTAAGTTTAAGAACGAGATTTATGCAATTTAGATTATTTGGAGATATAGTTAAAATATTAGGAAAAGATGATAAAAATAAAGAGGGAATAAGTTCTCTAGAGGCATTTTTTTTAGGAACTGCGTGTAGAGTAGGTGCTGGAAATATAACTGGAGTAGTAGCAGCTATATCTGTAGGAGGTCCTGGTTCTATATTTTGGATGTGGCTTGTGGCATTACTTGGAGCAGCAACATCTTTCGTAGAATCTTGTCTAGCTGTTATGTATAGAGAAAAGGTTGGAAGAAAAGAGTATAGAGGTGGAACTCCTTGGATAATAGAGAAAAGATTAAATAAAAGATGGCTTGGAGTAATATATGCAATAGCTTCGATTATATGTTATATAGGTGTTATCCAAGTAATGTCTAACTCTATAACTGAATCAGTAAATAGTGCTTATGGATTAAGTATAAAGCACATAGCAATAGGACTTACAGTAATTGTAGGAGCAATAATTTTTGGAAGAGGAAAGAAAGATACAATAATAGTAGCTTTAAATAAAATAGTTCCAGTGATGGCTATATTATATCTAATGGTTGTTTTATTTGTTATAATAACTAATTTTACATCTATTCCTGGAATGTTAATGAATATTGTACATCAAGCTTTTAGACCTAGTGAGATGATAGGTGGAGGAGTAGGAATAGTTATAATGCAAGGAGTTAGAAGAGGGCTTTTTTCAAATGAGGCTGGAAGTGGAGATTCTAACTATGCAGCAGCAGTGGTAGATATAGATGAGCCAGCTAAACAGGGAATGGTACAGGCTCTTGGAGTATTCGTAGATACTTTAGTAGTATGTAGTGCAACCGCATTTATAATATTGCTTGCTGATCAAAATGTATTAGCAGGTACAAGTGGAATGACTATGTTCCAAGAAGCTATAAAAAATCATATTGGTTGGGTTGGAATACCATTTACAATAGTAGTACTTTTCTTTTTCTCACTAAGTACAATACTTGCTGTAACTTTCTATGGAAAAAATGCTATTAACTTTATAACTGAAGCTAAAGAGTTAAGATATCTGTATCATATAATAGTAGTAATAATGGTATATATAGGAGGGATAGAGCAAAATTTCTTTGTTTGGTCATTAGCTGACTTTGGATTAGGAATAATGACAGTGATAAATATTATATGTATTTTACCAATAGCAGGAGAGGCTATTGCTGAATTAAAAAAATATGAAAAGTTATTAAGAAATGAAAAATAATAGATAGTATGAAGAGAGATTGTTGTAATTTGAGAATTTGCAACAATCTCTTTTTTGTTAAAGAATAAAATTTATTAAAGTTGACTATTTAAATAAAGAATAATATAATAGTAGTATATTAGAAAAGGAAGTGATATAATGAATATATTAAATAGAGAAGAATTAGAAAATATACTACTAGAAATGAAAGAAAATGGGAAATATGAAGAGTATCATGATATGATTTTAGATGATTTTGAAGAGCATCAAATAGTATATAAGCTAGAGCCAGATGAGATGATAGCTTTGGCATATAAAAATAATACGATTCCTTTTAAGATGAAAGAATATTATGATTGGCATGAAATGAATCTTTTAATAGAAGAGGATTTAGATTAATAAGAAGGTGGATTACATGAAAGATATAGAGATAGTTGAAAAATGGTTTAAAACATTTTATTCAATAGGAGCAGATGAAAGTGGTGGAGTAACAAGATTAGGTTATACAAAAAATGAAGATGTAATGCATGGAGCTATAAGAAATATAGCTAGAGATTTAGGATTAAAATATTCTAGTGATGAAGTAGGAAATACATATATCTATGAGGAAGATTGGAAAGAGTACTACCTAATAGGTTCTCACTTAGACTCAGTAATTAACGGTGGAAGATATGATGGAGTAGTAGGAGTTGTAGCAGGATTACTTATTTTAAAATGGATAAAAGATAACAAATTAAACATTCCTCTAAAAGTTGTAGCATTTAGATGTGAAGAATCAAGTGCTTTTGGAATAGCAACTGTAGGTAGTGGTCTTATCACTCATAAGCTGGATATCAATAAATTAAAAGAAGTATATAATACAGAGGGAAAATCTTTGTACGAAACATTAAAATTTAAAGGGTATAAACCAGAATGCAGTAAGATAAAAGGAGTAAAGAAATATTTTGAAATTCACATTGAGCAAGGAAGAAGATTAGAGGATAATAATCTAAAAATAGGAATAGTAGATGCTATTGCTAATGCAACAAGATACTGGCTTACAATAGAGGGACGTCAAGATCACTCTGGAGCAGCTCCAATGGGAATGAGAAAGGATGCTTTATGTGCTGGTGCAGAGATTGTACTTCAGTTAGAAAGACTTGCAGGAAGAGAGTCTAAATATAAGAGTGTTGGAACTGTTGGATTTTTACAAAACTATCCAAATGCTTTTAATGTTGTTCCTGGTAAAGTTAGAATGGGAATAGATATAAGAGGAGTTGATTGGGAGAGTATTCAAAGAATAGACAACGAAATTGTTGAATATATAGAAAAACTATGTAAAATAAGAGAGTTAAAATATAATTTAGATTTGGTTGCAAAAGGAAGACCTGTAATCTTAGATGAAAATTTAAAATCAGAACTTGAAAGTGTAACGCAAAAATTAGGAATTGACTATATGGTAATGAATAGTGGAGCAGGGCATGATGCTATGAAATTTTATGATATAGCTCCAACAGGAATGGTATTTATTCCTTGTAAAGAAGGAATTAGTCATAATATAGCTGAAGAAATTGAGAAAGATGATATTATTTTAGCGAGTAAAATAATATTTGAATATTTAAAAAATAGAATATAAGAGGTAAAATATGACAGAAAAAGAAAAAGCGAGATTAGGACTTTTATATGATGCTAACTATGATGAAGAACTTTTAGCTGAAAGAAGAAGATGTAAAGAGTTATGTTTCCAATTTAATCAACTTTCGCCTTTAAAAGAATTAGAACAAAAAGAGATTATAGGAAAACTTTTTGGAAAAACAAAAGAAAATTTTTGTGTAACAGCACCTTTTTATTGTGATTATGGATATAATATAGAGATAGGAGAAAATTTTTATTCAAACCATAATCTAGTAATTCTAGATGGAGCAAAAGTAGAGATAGGTGATAATGTTTTTATAGCACCAAATTGTTGTATAACAACAGCAGGTCATCCTATAAATATAGATGAAAGAAATAGAGGGTTAGAGTATGCTTATCCTATAAAAATAGGTAATAATGTATGGATAGGAGCTGGAGCTAATATTCTTCCAGGAGTTACTATTGGAGATAATGTAACAATTGGAGCTGGAAGTGTAGTAAATAAAAGTATTCCAGCTAATTCAATAGCAGTAGGAAACCCTTGTAAAGTAATAAAAACTATTTTAGATAAAACTAAAGGTGTTAATTCCAATTAATGAGGTTATAGCCTAAATAGTAAAAACTTCTAAAATGGGAGGAATTGTGAAAAAAGAACCCGAAAATAAAAAAGGAATAAAAATTCAAGAGGTTCTTACTGGAGAACAAGTTCTTGCTATGTTAACAAGTGCTTTTGATGAAGCTAAATCTAAAAATTTTAATGTGACCATAACTATTGTAGATAAATCTGGACAAAAATTAGGAGTAATTAGAAGTGAAGATGCAGGAGTTCATACTCTTTCTGCTAGTTATAAGAAGGCTTATACTGCAGCTTCACAAAAAAGAACAACTCTTGAAATTTTCACAGGAATAAAAGAAGGAAAAATACCTGAAGATATAAGATATTTAGATGAAAACTTTAGTGTTATGGAAGGTGGAATTCCTATTAAAATCAATGAAACTATTGTTGGTGGAATAGGAGTAGGAGGAGCACACGGTAATGAGGATACCAAAATTGCTATGAAGGCTTTAGAAACACTGAGAAGTTTAATAGAAAATTGAGAATAGGAAAAAGAATTAAATAAAAAAGAAATAAAATAAAAAGGAGAAGATTTAGTTATACTATATTACAATTTTCTCCTTTTTATATATTAAATTATTTTATAAAAGATTTAAAATTTCTTCAATAGATTTACTTCCAAAATAAACTTTTTCATCATTGATAACCATAGCAGGAACACTCATAATATCATATTTATCTTTGAACTCTTTAAAAGAGAAAACATCAATAACTTCAATTTGAATATTACTATTTTCTACAGCTATTCTTTGAGCTGCTTGAACAGTGTCTGGGCACTTAGTACAGCTCAGAGAGATACCAATTTTAATATCAATTGGATTTTTGATATTGAAGATTTTACTTAAAGTATCCTCACCTATTTTTTGTCCAGGTCCAGCTACATTGTACATAGCCAAGATAAAAGAATTTAGTTCATGCCCACCAGGGATAGTAGCATACTTAATTCCAGAATAATTACCCTCTTTATCTAAAAGAGCTATAACTGGGGCTCTATTAAGTTTGATTTTTTCTTCTAATTGAGGATTATCCCCTAGATTGTAAGATGAGAACTTAAGCTTATCAGAAACAGAGGCAATCTCTTTAACAATCCCCTCCATCTCTAAAGATTTTTCATCGCCATTTTTTATAACTACTAGTTCAATAGGATTATCGAATTTTTTTACAATTTCAGATAATTGCTCTTTAAGATGAGAATCTAAAAATTCTGATTCTTTTTCTTCAACTTTAGAAGTTTTTTCAATATGATTTTCTTCTTTTACAAGATTTAACTTTTCTCTCAATTCAGCTACATATTTCTCAATATTAAAAGCAGCTTCAGCTCCGTCAGACACAGCAGTAACTACCTGTCTTAATTTCTTAGGCCTAATATCTCCAGCAGCAAATATACCTGGAATATTAGTCATCATATCTTCGTTTGTTGGGATAAATCCAAACTTATCAATCTCTATGTGATTTTGGAATAGTTTACTTTGAGGAGCATATCCAACAAAGATAAATATACCAAAGCTCTCTCCTTCAGCTGCTTTAAACTCTGTTATCTCTTTAGTAACATTATTTATAAATTTAGCTTGTCTTAACTGTATATCTCCAGTTGCTTCTAGAATTTCAGTATTAAATTTAACTTCTATTTTTGGATGAGCTAAAACTTTATCAGCAATAGATTTTGCACAAGTAAATTCAGGTTCTCTAGCTATTACAGTAACTTTTCTAGCAAATCTTGTTAAAAATATTGCTTCCTCTGCAGCTGCAAATCCAGCTCCAATTACAAATACATCCATATCTGTAAAGAACTCTCCATCACAAGTTGCACAATAAGCTACACCTCTTCCCTCATACTCCTTTTCTCCAGGGAATCCTAATTTTCTAGGAGAAGCTCCAGTAGCAATAACTACTGATAGAGCTTGATACTCTCCAGATTTAGTTTTTATAATTTTTATATCTTTAGAAAAGTCCATATCAATAACTTCATCTGAAAGAAACTCTACACCAAAATTTAATGCCTGCTGTCTAAGTGTTTCTCCATATTTAGCTCCTGTTGTTTCTAGTATACCTGGATAGTTAACTACTTCATTAGTTACAGTAATCTGGCCACCAGGGACACTTTTTTCAATAATAAGTGTATCTAGTTTGGCTCTACCACCATATAGACCTGCTGTTAAACCAGCAGGTCCACCACCTATTACTATCATATCATATAATTTATTCATAGGTTTTCACTTCCAAATCTATTATAGTTTACCTACTAAATCAATAGAAGGTTTTAAAGTTTCTTTTCCAGGTTGCCATTTAGCTGGACAAACCTCTCCATGTTCAGCTACGAATTTAGCTGCTTGTAATTTTCTAAGAAGTTCACTAGCTTCTCTTCCTATTCCCATATCATGTACTTCGTAAGCTACTATTACTCCTTCTGGATTGATTACAAAGCTTCCTCTTAAGGCTAATCCTTCCTCTTCAACTAAAACTTCAAACTCTCTAGAGATTTTTCCAGTAGGGTCTGCTACCATAGGGAATTGAATTTTTTTAATTCTCTCTGATGTATCATGCCAAGCTTTATGTACAAAGTGAGTATCAGTTGAAACTGAGTAAACCTCGCATCCTTCAGCTTTAAATTTTTCATAATGTTCAGCTAAATCCTCTAATTCAGTAGGACATACAAAAGTAAAATCAGCAGGATAAAATACTACTACAGACCATTTTCCTCTTAGACTATCACTTGTAACATTTATAAACTCTCCATTTTGATAAGCTGTTGCTTTAAATTCATTTATTTTTTTACCTATTAATGACATATATTTACCTCCATAATTTTATATTTAAAATATTAAGTTTTAATTATATTTTGATTATAGAATAAAAATAAAAAAAAGTCAAGATAAATTATAAAAAAAATAAATTTGAAATAATTACAATGAAAAAATATTTAATCTCTCTTTTTAAAAAAGAATCTTTGTGATATAATTATTGAAGATACTCTGAAATATAGGGGGAGTAAAATGGAAATAAATAAGGAAACAGAAAAATATAGGAGATATGGAACAATACTTTATTATCTTCTTCAAATAGTAAGAAAAACTCTTAAAGTAAAAGTCATAAAGAACGAAAGTATAGATGAAAAAAATGAGAGTTACATATTTGCATTTTGGCATAATAAATTAGTAGCTTCAACACTATGTTTAGACTATATAGAAAAAAGAGCAGTATTAGCAAGTCCTTCTAAAGATGGAGAGTTAATCTCAGTTCCTTTAGAAAAATTGGGATATCAGATGATAAGAGGTTCATCAGATAAAAATTCTACTTCAAGTTTAATCTCTTTGA
This window harbors:
- the ahpC gene encoding alkyl hydroperoxide reductase subunit C → MSLIGKKINEFKATAYQNGEFINVTSDSLRGKWSVVVFYPADFTFVCPTELEDLAEHYEKFKAEGCEVYSVSTDTHFVHKAWHDTSERIKKIQFPMVADPTGKISREFEVLVEEEGLALRGSFVINPEGVIVAYEVHDMGIGREASELLRKLQAAKFVAEHGEVCPAKWQPGKETLKPSIDLVGKL
- a CDS encoding lysophospholipid acyltransferase family protein; translation: MEINKETEKYRRYGTILYYLLQIVRKTLKVKVIKNESIDEKNESYIFAFWHNKLVASTLCLDYIEKRAVLASPSKDGELISVPLEKLGYQMIRGSSDKNSTSSLISLIKYMKKGYCIGTPVDGPKGPIYEVKPGMIYLAQKGKKYIIPTGTAYKSKWEFKKAWDKFQFPKPFTTMVYIMGEPIEVPADADIDKYCEKIKNELNRLDKEAEKYI
- a CDS encoding alanine/glycine:cation symporter family protein; the protein is MDGIREIINFVNDLLWGKNVLVVMLIGAAVLLSLRTRFMQFRLFGDIVKILGKDDKNKEGISSLEAFFLGTACRVGAGNITGVVAAISVGGPGSIFWMWLVALLGAATSFVESCLAVMYREKVGRKEYRGGTPWIIEKRLNKRWLGVIYAIASIICYIGVIQVMSNSITESVNSAYGLSIKHIAIGLTVIVGAIIFGRGKKDTIIVALNKIVPVMAILYLMVVLFVIITNFTSIPGMLMNIVHQAFRPSEMIGGGVGIVIMQGVRRGLFSNEAGSGDSNYAAAVVDIDEPAKQGMVQALGVFVDTLVVCSATAFIILLADQNVLAGTSGMTMFQEAIKNHIGWVGIPFTIVVLFFFSLSTILAVTFYGKNAINFITEAKELRYLYHIIVVIMVYIGGIEQNFFVWSLADFGLGIMTVINIICILPIAGEAIAELKKYEKLLRNEK
- a CDS encoding FAD-dependent oxidoreductase — encoded protein: MNKLYDMIVIGGGPAGLTAGLYGGRAKLDTLIIEKSVPGGQITVTNEVVNYPGILETTGAKYGETLRQQALNFGVEFLSDEVIDMDFSKDIKIIKTKSGEYQALSVVIATGASPRKLGFPGEKEYEGRGVAYCATCDGEFFTDMDVFVIGAGFAAAEEAIFLTRFARKVTVIAREPEFTCAKSIADKVLAHPKIEVKFNTEILEATGDIQLRQAKFINNVTKEITEFKAAEGESFGIFIFVGYAPQSKLFQNHIEIDKFGFIPTNEDMMTNIPGIFAAGDIRPKKLRQVVTAVSDGAEAAFNIEKYVAELREKLNLVKEENHIEKTSKVEEKESEFLDSHLKEQLSEIVKKFDNPIELVVIKNGDEKSLEMEGIVKEIASVSDKLKFSSYNLGDNPQLEEKIKLNRAPVIALLDKEGNYSGIKYATIPGGHELNSFILAMYNVAGPGQKIGEDTLSKIFNIKNPIDIKIGISLSCTKCPDTVQAAQRIAVENSNIQIEVIDVFSFKEFKDKYDIMSVPAMVINDEKVYFGSKSIEEILNLL
- a CDS encoding sugar O-acetyltransferase, whose amino-acid sequence is MTEKEKARLGLLYDANYDEELLAERRRCKELCFQFNQLSPLKELEQKEIIGKLFGKTKENFCVTAPFYCDYGYNIEIGENFYSNHNLVILDGAKVEIGDNVFIAPNCCITTAGHPINIDERNRGLEYAYPIKIGNNVWIGAGANILPGVTIGDNVTIGAGSVVNKSIPANSIAVGNPCKVIKTILDKTKGVNSN
- a CDS encoding GlcG/HbpS family heme-binding protein, whose product is MKKEPENKKGIKIQEVLTGEQVLAMLTSAFDEAKSKNFNVTITIVDKSGQKLGVIRSEDAGVHTLSASYKKAYTAASQKRTTLEIFTGIKEGKIPEDIRYLDENFSVMEGGIPIKINETIVGGIGVGGAHGNEDTKIAMKALETLRSLIEN
- a CDS encoding M20 family metallo-hydrolase is translated as MKDIEIVEKWFKTFYSIGADESGGVTRLGYTKNEDVMHGAIRNIARDLGLKYSSDEVGNTYIYEEDWKEYYLIGSHLDSVINGGRYDGVVGVVAGLLILKWIKDNKLNIPLKVVAFRCEESSAFGIATVGSGLITHKLDINKLKEVYNTEGKSLYETLKFKGYKPECSKIKGVKKYFEIHIEQGRRLEDNNLKIGIVDAIANATRYWLTIEGRQDHSGAAPMGMRKDALCAGAEIVLQLERLAGRESKYKSVGTVGFLQNYPNAFNVVPGKVRMGIDIRGVDWESIQRIDNEIVEYIEKLCKIRELKYNLDLVAKGRPVILDENLKSELESVTQKLGIDYMVMNSGAGHDAMKFYDIAPTGMVFIPCKEGISHNIAEEIEKDDIILASKIIFEYLKNRI